One region of Agelaius phoeniceus isolate bAgePho1 chromosome W unlocalized genomic scaffold, bAgePho1.hap1 SUPER_W_unloc_1, whole genome shotgun sequence genomic DNA includes:
- the LOC143692517 gene encoding olfactory receptor 14A16-like, whose product MSNSSSIRHFLLLALADTRQLQILHFCLLLGISLAALLGNGLIISAVACGHHLHTPMFFFLLNLALTDLGSICTTVPKAMHNSLWDTSNISYTGCAAQVFLIFFFLSAEFFLLTIMCYDRYVSICKPLHYGTLLGSRACAHMAAAAWASAFLNALMHTANTFSLPLCHGNALGQFFCEIPQILKLSCSKSYLREFGLLVVTGSLSCGCFVFLVFSYVQIFRAVLRIPSEQGQHKAFSTCLAHLALVSLFISTAVFTYLKPPSMSSPSLDLVVSVLYSVVPPALNPLIYSLRNQELKAAVWTLMTGWFQEH is encoded by the coding sequence atgtccaacagcagctccatcaggcacttcctgctgctggcattggcagacacgcggcagctgcagatcctgcacttctgcctcttgctgggcatctccctggctgccctcctgggcaacggcctcatcatcagcgccgtagcctgcggccaccacctgcacacgcccatgttcttcttcctgctcaacctggccctcactgacctgggctccatctgcaccactgtccccaaagccatgcacaattccctctgggacaccagcaacatctcctacaccgGATGTGCTGCCCAGGTCTTcctaattttcttcttcctgtcagcagagtttttcctcctgaccatcatgtgctacgaccgctacgtgtccatctgcaaacccctgcactacgggaccctcctgggcagcagagcttgtgcccacatggcagcagctgcctgggccagtgcctttctcaatgctctcatgcacacggccaatacattttccctgcccctgtgccatggcaatgccctgggccagttcttttgtgaaatcccacagatcctcaagctctcctgctccaaatcctatctCAGGGAATTTGGGCTTCTTGTAGTTACTGGTAGTTTATCAtgtggctgttttgtgttccttgttttctcctatgtgcagatcttcagggctgtgctgaggatcccctctgagcagggacagcacaaagctTTTTCCACCTGCCTCGCTCACCTGGCCTTGGTCTCTCTGTTCATCAGCACTGCAGTATTtacctacctgaagcccccctccatgtcctccccatccctggatctggtggtgtcagttctgtactcagtggttcccccagccctgaaccccctcatctatagcctgaggaaccaggagctcaaggctgcagtgtggacactgatgactggatggtttcaggaacattaa